A genome region from Tolypothrix sp. PCC 7712 includes the following:
- the tnpC gene encoding IS66 family transposase, translated as MNQNLPQDLDRESLNQLSKQELVEIIIEQSKVIGELQKTVLELQQEIERLKVSRDLDSKTSSKPPSGDILKKSENKKAAPQEESNHPKRKPGGQPGHQGKTRKGFGRVDRCEILRPSDCVCCGQKAFAAVAVKVEKQSVAQLVERPIEIVEYQRHTCQCEYCGNIQTASWSQDIIPGQDLGISLQAFLGWANNYAHMPYEKQQEMLWELGQIEIGLGTLVTTNERIQTAIQPSITELSNWVKQTQPNIHVDETPWSVKGVKEWLWVVANSEFCLFTAADTRSRAELEAILGAKYTGVISSDDFSVYNGYAVPEQQKCLAHLRRHFKKLIQLPGLHNQAIGEAFVDLIDEAFGNYAQWFETLDCASYNDWVNQFKSKLQQTLDDWINLAGATAGNLLRSLRDKASQWWYFLDNPEVPPDNNQAERSLRLAVTKRKVSGGSRSMERFQHTANLLTVVQTCRRQSLSVIDFFVQALIADSINSQSRPSLVPQF; from the coding sequence ATGAACCAAAACCTGCCTCAAGATTTAGACCGGGAAAGCTTGAACCAGTTATCGAAACAAGAACTGGTAGAGATAATCATTGAGCAGAGCAAGGTAATAGGTGAATTACAGAAAACAGTATTAGAACTACAGCAAGAAATAGAACGTTTAAAAGTCAGCAGAGATTTAGACAGCAAAACCTCATCTAAGCCGCCATCAGGGGACATCCTCAAAAAGAGTGAAAACAAAAAAGCAGCACCGCAAGAAGAATCAAATCATCCCAAAAGAAAGCCAGGTGGGCAACCAGGGCATCAAGGTAAGACCCGTAAGGGTTTTGGTAGAGTAGATCGTTGTGAAATCTTACGTCCAAGTGATTGTGTCTGTTGTGGTCAAAAAGCGTTTGCGGCTGTGGCAGTAAAAGTAGAAAAACAGTCTGTAGCGCAACTAGTGGAGCGTCCCATTGAAATAGTTGAGTATCAACGCCATACGTGCCAGTGTGAGTACTGTGGCAATATACAAACAGCCTCCTGGTCACAAGATATCATCCCAGGACAGGATTTAGGGATTTCTTTACAGGCATTTTTAGGATGGGCAAATAATTATGCACATATGCCCTATGAAAAACAGCAAGAAATGTTGTGGGAGTTAGGTCAAATTGAAATTGGGCTGGGAACTTTAGTCACCACAAATGAACGAATTCAAACAGCGATTCAACCAAGCATTACTGAGTTAAGTAATTGGGTAAAACAGACACAACCTAACATTCATGTGGATGAAACACCTTGGTCTGTCAAGGGAGTTAAAGAATGGTTGTGGGTAGTTGCCAATTCTGAGTTTTGCCTGTTTACTGCTGCTGACACTCGTTCCAGAGCAGAACTAGAAGCCATTTTAGGGGCTAAATATACAGGGGTAATCAGCAGCGATGATTTTAGTGTTTACAATGGCTATGCGGTGCCTGAGCAGCAGAAATGTTTGGCTCATCTACGCCGTCACTTCAAAAAACTAATTCAACTTCCAGGTCTTCACAACCAAGCTATTGGTGAAGCATTTGTGGATTTAATTGATGAAGCTTTTGGAAATTATGCCCAATGGTTTGAGACTCTTGACTGCGCCAGTTATAACGATTGGGTCAATCAATTCAAATCTAAATTGCAACAAACACTTGATGACTGGATTAACTTAGCCGGAGCTACAGCAGGAAACCTTTTACGTTCCTTGCGCGATAAAGCCTCCCAATGGTGGTATTTCCTTGACAACCCTGAAGTTCCTCCTGATAACAATCAAGCCGAGCGATCGCTGCGTTTGGCTGTGACAAAACGTAAAGTTAGTGGTGGTTCCCGTTCGATGGAGCGGTTTCAACATACTGCCAATTTGTTGACGGTGGTTCAAACCTGTCGTCGTCAAAGTCTGTCTGTTATTGATTTTTTTGTACAAGCACTAATTGCTGACTCTATTAATTCTCAGTCTCGCCCTTCTCTAGTTCCTCAATTTTAG